A region of Zeugodacus cucurbitae isolate PBARC_wt_2022May chromosome 5, idZeuCucr1.2, whole genome shotgun sequence DNA encodes the following proteins:
- the LOC105215528 gene encoding HIG1 domain family member 2A, mitochondrial, producing MGKEEIALPDEELDWIQLRRDFGSFHPETTKEKMIRKIKENPAVPIGCLATAGALSYGLYSFRNGNRRMSQIMMRTRIAAQGFTVLALVAGVVMTYDTKQ from the exons atgggaAAAGAGGAAATTGCACTACCGGATGAAGAATTGGACTGGATTCAATTGCGTCGTGATTTCGgctcatttcatccagaaaccACCAAAGAAAAGATGATACGCAAAATCAAAGAGAACCCAGCTGTACCGATTG GTTGCTTGGCTACCGCTGGCGCATTATCCTATGGACTATATAGCTTTCGAAATGGCAATCGACGTATGTCTCAAATAATGATGCGCACACGTATTGCTGCGCAAGGCTTCACGGTGCTCGCGTTAGTTGCCGGCGTCGTTATGACGTATGATACTAAACAATAA